Part of the Brassica oleracea var. oleracea cultivar TO1000 chromosome C8, BOL, whole genome shotgun sequence genome is shown below.
CACATTTTTCTTGGACAACTATTTTTTTGCGGACCCTTATGTCCTCACAGTTACTTGTCTCTGTCTGGTTAGGTTAAAGTAACCAAATGGTTTAGGATACAATGATAAAGTGAACAATAAATGTGTAACGATTTTATATTTGAGAATTGCAGGCCCTTAGATTTCATTAGAAGCAAGAAGATCCAACGGTAGATAATAAGATTGTATTACAATATTCTTTTGTATTTTTATTATACATTCACCCTTATATCTTATTTTGACTGTGTTTAAAAATTTAAAATACATAAATAAATATATTTGGTATAGTTTGTTCTAAATTTCTTTCTTTTATACTTAACATCCATTTTGATAATTTTAATAACTAATAAATAATTTTTTGTGGATAAACAATGTTTATTCTGTGGACATGTGAGTTAGGGATAAACAATTAGTGGACAGATGACTGGTGGATCTGATTCTTCATTTATCATAACATTTCCTTAAATTCATTCATTTTTTTTCATGACAAAATTGTAAGGCTTTTATTTTCCTGAACTGTCTAATAATCATTCATATATAATAAATTTATCATTATATGGATAACAACCAATTTCAAATGTGCAAAAAAAAATTGTAGATAAAATTTTGATACCCATATATATATATATATATATATATATATACTATGATATTTTCTAAAAAAATAAAATTATTAATTATTAGTTAAAATGTTATGGATGAAAGAGTTGTGGATTGATGCAAAGTATTGTTTGGTGAATCTTGTCTGATGCAAAAACGTATAATGTAGATGTATATAATAATATTTCTATGTCTAGCAATTTTAGTATGTTTATGGATGAGATAGTGTGGAGAGCGAGAGAGAAAAAGAAGAGAAGTCTTCGTTCTCCATCTTCTCCGGTCGATGGTCTCGTGCTATTGGTACCGTGAGAAGGTGGACACCATTTCTCGTTTGTTTCAGTCTGGTTTAAGTTTTGTATTTTAGTCTAGAGGGTTCAGATCTGGTCAAAAGCTTCGAATCTTCGGATTGAAGCAGAGAGTCTCAAATCGGATTTCATAGGCGTCGATCTCGTCAGATCTACGGTATGTGGTGGTGGATTTGGGGTTACCGGCTGTTCTGAGTATGAGCGTGTCTTGTATGGTTTGTTTGGCCTTGCCGTGGTTCTGAGGCGCGTGGTGAACTCGTTCAGAGGTCAATGGCAAGTTTTAGTTGGATCTGGAGGGAGTGAGTGGAGCGGAGGCGTGTAGAAGGTGCATGCATGGTAACCTTGGTTCAAAGTCCAATGGCGAGTTTAGTTGGCTTTGGAGGAGGTTGGTGGGGTTCAGGCGCATATAAGATGCAATCTACATACAGCAACGGTTATCCATATCTATCAGGCCGGTGTCGCTTCTCTCTTTGGCTAGGTTTGAGTCTCCTCTAGTGTGTTCAGTCTTTAATATTGTCCATGTTCGTGTAGTCTTTGCATATTAGTTTAAGTGTTTTCTAATGTGGTTTGTTTCCGGGATTGTTTCTGTGCAATCACCGGCTTATGGCTCCGAGGTTATATCTCTAAACCGTCGGCTTTAGGCTCTAGAATTGGTGTCGTTGTAACATGCCTTTTGGCTTTTCTAGTTTGAAATCAATGAAACAACGGATGACAAAAAAAAATTGGATGAGATAGTGTAGACATTTTGGTGAAGACATGTTCTTGCTGACATGTTTTGTGAACATGTTATTGTAGATTTAGTGTGGACATGTTTTTTAAGACACGATCAAGTTCTCGTGGCCGGGTTCATGTTTTCATAGACGGGTTCACCTTCAGTAATTTCACCAATTAACTTGTTTATGATATTTTGTACACACAAAAACACAATGCTCCATCTCCACAGCAACACACACAAAGCTTTTTGGAATATATTTTTACATATTTTGTATAACTTGTTCATGATATTTTGTACATAAAAAAATGTGGATGATCGGATTAGTATTAAGTCTTTTAAATAAAAAAAATCGGATACATTTGTATATATTAAGTTGATTACAAAACATTTAATGGATAAGATATATAGTGGTTTAGTAAGGGGAGCTTTTAACACAATAGATTCAGTGTTTAACGTTTGATTTTATCTTTTTGCTGTTTTTTTTTTGTTTTTTTCAATAGTGGCAAAATCGTAATTATAATTATCTTCTTCCTCGAGATGTTTTAATTCTCCTGCAACACTTTCATGGCCGACCATAGAATATTGTAACAATACATCAAAATATCATGTTTTCATGTTGTTTTTGAGTTAAATAGATAGATCTATCCGATTACATTCAATTTTAAGCACTAAAATCCAAAACAAATCTCAGAACCCGATTTTTTGGCCAAAAATGGCCACAAAACTCTTATCCACTGTGAAACGCTCCAACGCTGTGTAATCTCCTGTCCCAGATCTATCTAACCCTAACTAAACAACCGGTGCCGTGCCGTCTTCCTCTTCCACACCACGAGTTCGGATCTGTTCTCCGTCGAGTCATCATCTCCACACCGGCGCTCGGACCTCCAAGCACAATGTGACTCATTATGTAATTGCAAAGTGAAATTGAGTTTCTAGGAGTAATTTTTTTCCTATAAAGATAAGATCTATGGTCGCACAGTTAGCGGACATCAAAAATAGCATGATTTATAAATTCTTCAAATTCAAAAATAGCATGTGTTAATTTTCTTATTTTACTTTTTTTTTTTTACGTCGAACGGCTATTTTATTACTCAAACTTTAAAAGTAATACAACAACCAATAAAAAGTAACTTCTTAGCGATCTTTGCTAAAAAAAAAAAAAAAAAAAAGCTAGAACACAGAAAATTATAAAAATGTATAAACCATGTTTAACCATTTTATACATTTTTTTTTTTAAAATGTTGTTTTAATGTTCTTTTGTCAGCTTATATTGTATAAAAATAGCTGTGTTTTGTCAGCTTATATTTTTATAAGAAAAGATAAAAGAAGAGAAAAACAAAAAGGGTTAACTATTTTCAACGGGCCGAGCTGCTGCGCTGCTAAACACTTGATCCCCTCTCTCTCTCTCTCTCTCTCCCCAACATTTCTTTAAATTAGGGTTTTCTTTCCGGCAGCCTTCTCTCTCTCTCTCTCTCTTTCTTCTCTATTTTTCCTCTCTCGCCTAGTTCCAGGTACTTGCTCTCTCTCTCTGTTTGCCTCTCATCACGCTTCAAAGTCGTATCCTTTCGTGAATCTTTTGGTTGGGAATCCGATTCATTTGAAACTGGGATCTGGAGCTCATCTTATTTGAAACTTAAAAAAAAAAAGAAGTGATTCTCAGTTCTTTCTTTCTTTCTTTCATGTCTCTACCAATGATTGCTATGTGTTGTTGGGGGTTTACCTTTTGTAGTTAATTCATTTTTCTGATTTGATTCCGGAGAAACGAAACATTGTGTGGTCGGTCGGTCTTTCATGTAAATAGAATTGTAGTTACAAACCTCTGAGGATTCTCTTAACAGGCCGCATAATAAATAAATAAAAAATCTCACTTGAACAATGTCTGTTGGGAGATCTTAAACATGGAGCTGGAGTTTGTCTAAAAGAGCTAATAACATTGGTAATAACTTAGTGTCACCATCTTCTTCTTAAACCATATTATTTTAACAACCTCTTTTGCATCTAAACCCAATACCAAAATGATTATTATCATGTTTCGCTCTAACCTTCATTCATACCTTTCTTTCTTTCTCAAGTTTTGATTTTTTTTTTTTAGCCGTTATTGATGGCAGAGTCTCTTGTTTCTCTTTTCTTTCGTCTTCTTACTACTGTTTCTTTCCAAACCTTTTTTTCCACCTATTCTGTTCTCTCTCCCCCACATGCTTCTGTGTCTCTTCCACAGTTGCACCGCTTTTCTAGACTCTTACCATGTCGAGGACGAGGACTGCTGCTTCTGAGGCTCACGATTCGATGGAATCTGAGGAAAGGGTAGACCTTGATCCCGAGGAGACTCTTGAGGAGGAGTATGAGTACGAAGAAGTTGAAGAAGAGGAGGAGGTTGAAGAGGAGATTGAAGAAGAGGTGGAAGTTGAAGAGGACGAGGACGAAGAAGAAGAAGAAGAAGAAGAAGGAGGAGAAAAGAAAAAGCATGATGAGCTCTTGGCTCTTCCTCCTCATGGCTCTGAGGTTTATCTTGGTGGGATTCCTACTGACGCCTCTGAAGGGGACTTGAAGGGCTTCTGTGAGTCCATAGGCGAAGTTACTGAGGTATTTGTTTCTTTCTCAAAGTTTGGTTGTGTTTTAATTTTAATCTCGTTGCTGAGTTTGGTGTTGATGTTTAACAGGTTAGGATAATGAGGGAAAAGGAGTCTGGGGAAGGAAAGGGGTACGCGTTTGTAACGTTTAGAAACAAGGACTTGGCTTCTGAAGCAATCGATACTCTTAATAACACTGAGTTCAAGGTAAACTCCTTGACCTCCAAGTCTCATTAGTTCAGTGAGATCACATGAATAAAGCTGTCTCTTATCTATCTCTTGAAGTTCACTTAAACTTCTGTTTACTCTTTTGTCATTCAATAGGGTAAGAGGATAAAGTGTTCGACTACGCAAGCCAAGCACCGTCTCTTTCTTGGCAATGTTCCTAGAAGCTGGACAGAGTCGGACATTAAGAAAACGGCAAGTGGAGTTGGTCCTGGCGTTCAAAATGTCGAACTCCCAAAGGTTTGTCTCTTTCCCTCTTTGGTTGATAGAATCACTTTCAATCTCATTTTTGTTAAAACCACAGGATCCACAAAACGTGGGCCGGAATCGTGGATATGCTTTCGTAGAGTACTACAACCATGCATGTGCTGAATACTCCAAACAAAAGATGTCAGATCCGAGTTTCAAGCTTGATGATAATGCCCCTACTGTAAACTGGGCTGAGTCGAGGAATGGAGGAGGAGGAGACTCTTCTGCTACTCAGGTTGGCTTCTTAGCAAGAACTTACCTTATAAACAAATAATAGAAGAAGCAGGAACTTTGATCTTACCAAAGTAATGATCTTCTTACTGTTATCATGTGTGGAATGAGTACAGGTTAAGGCATTGTACATCAAGAACTTGCCTAGAGATATAACACAAGAGCGTCTAAAGTCATTATTCGAACATCATGGGAAGATCCTGAAAGTGGTCATACCACCAGCAAAACCAGGGAAGGAAGACAGTAGATATGGTTTTGTGCACTACGCGGAGAGGACAAGCGTCATGAAAGCTTTGAAAAACACTGAAAGATACGAGATTGATGGTACGGTTTCATTCATAATCATCTTTCTTCCCGTCCGTGAAGTGAACACTTTCAATACTTGAATGTAATGTGTATCCTCGTTATTAATTCTACAGGTCAAACGTTGGATTGTACTCTTGCAAAGCCTCAAGCGGATCAAAAGGCGAATACAACAACAGGTCAGAACATGCAGAACTCACTGTTGCAACCAAACTATCCTCCTCTTCTTGGTTATGGCATGGCTCCGAGTCCCTTCGGTGCTCTTGGTGGATTTGGCGCTTCTCCTTACCCACAAGTAAGATTCATTAGCTCACATTTCTTTTTCTTTACCTCACTTGAGTGCTTTCTTCTCGAGTCTAACTTTTTGTGTGGGGATTATGCAGCCGTTAATGCATGCGGGAGGTCATGCAGCTGGTGGGATGGCGATGATGCCAATCATGTTACCCGATGGAAGAATCGGCTACGTCTTGTAAGTCTCTATTTGTACATGTGTAGTGATCTCATGCGTTTGGTATAAGACACATGTGTACTGATCTGATGTGTTTGACCATGATAGACAACAGCCTGGACTAGCAGCAGTGCCACAACCTCCACCAAGGCATTCACCACCGTATAGGGGAAGCGGTTCCAGCAGCAGTAGCAGCAGCAAAAGAAGTAGCAGCGACAATGGTAGAGGAAGAAGCCGTTACAATCCTTATTAGTGATTTCATCATTTGCTTTTCATTCTGGAAAAACACCCCCCAGTCAACTCCCCCAAAACAAAAGTCAGTTTTAACTTTTAAGCATTATGTTTTTTTTCCTCTTCTTTCTGGTACATGTGGTTTTGTAATATTATTTGTTTACAGTATTTATGTTTTTATCCTTTTCCAATTATTTGTGTGCGATCCAAGCTTACTTTGGTAGTCGATATGAATGAAAAATCGCCATCACCGTTCAGAATTATTTTCAGAACCGAAGATGAAACGTTATGAATATGGTTTCACTTTACATGCCTAAATATTTGGATTACCTATGTTATGTAAGCTCTGCAAAGCTATATATGGGTTAAAACAGACGCTAACAGTTTGGTTTGTTTGTTTAGTTCTTGTCTAATTTGTTTGGATTGTATGTATGATAGGTTTTAGCTATCTAGAACTCTTGTAAACAATGTAAACTTCTTTATTATCAGTGAGAGAAACGATTACAACTTTGAGTATGAACTAAGATAATCTCTCATGGCAAATCATCAGTCTCATGGCGACCGAGAAGTACAGTACAACATCAAATAGAGGAAATATGAGATCCACTATTAGCTTATATATGTATCTCCACTACAATATCATTCATAATTGGGATAACAATCCACATTCTCATGGTCATTAATCAAAGTAGAGTACATTTCTCTCTTTGACATGGCCGTAAAATAGTCATGGATCTCTTCTTTACTTCATGATGTTGGGGTTCATCAAGATGGACATGCATAATTGTAGTTTGATATCTTATCATCGTTACAACTCACTGCAAATTCAGTTCTTCACAACAGAACAAAACACTTTTGAGACTCATTTTCACTATGCTTAACATAAAGTTGTTTTTGATTTTCTAGTGATCAAACATGTCTTTATTACACTATAATTAGACGATATATTCACTAAGTCGTTGTTTTAAGCCATTTCTTATCTTTTCACTTAAAAACTTGGAGTGGATTGTCCACCCAACTTAAATATGTGAAGCAGTATAACACTATTACCAAAGTGTGTGGTTCATGAAGAAGCTCCAGCTCAACATCAAATATGTGAATTGAGCCAACTAAAACAACAAAAGCCCAATAAACTCATGACTAAGTTAAACTTGAGATCGCTTACATTAGCCAAAAGTACAACTTCTTATCCACACAAAATTAGTACAACAACAAGTACAAATTAGTACAACGAGTCGATGAAAACACGTTGGAATCAAATCTAGATTCCAAACATATATGCTTATTGACACATTTTCTCTAGAATGTTCTTACCTTTCTTTGTATATATCAAATCAAATCTTGCTGAAAAATAAAAGCGCAAATCAAAATCTGCTTTTTTTTTCAATCGTTTCTCGCTTCCGTAGAGTTTTTCTAATGGTATCAAAGTCATGGATTGTTCTTTTGATCCTGTTTTTGCTTAAACAATAAGCATTTTCTTAGTAAAAACTTAGATTTCAATTTTTTTTAAAGGATTGTTATTCTCTTGCATTTGTTTCTCTTAAATAATTTAGATTTTTGAGAGACCATCAGCTAAAAACAAAATCTGCGCTTTAAAATATTCAATCTCAATAGTTAATGTTTTTTTTTGTTGGTAAGATTTGATCTATGCAAACCACTTCTTGGGTTAAGAAGATCCGCGAATAGCATTGCATTTAACTGAAGGATTTTACTAGCAACGATAGTTGATAAAGGTAAGTTTTATTCAATTTTCTCGTATGTTTAAGAGCGTTATAAACAAAATCTTAATATATTTTATCTTTTTTTTTTTTGATGTTTTGGCAGTAAAAAATTTTCGAAATGGAGGGGCCATGAATAAGGACATGATCAGTCACCTGCCTGAAGATCTGATTCGTAAAATATTATCATTTCTTCCCACAAAAACAGCTATAGCCACAAGTCTTTTGTCTAAACAATGGCGGTCTCATTGGATGTTGGCACCAAAACTGAGGTTCGATTCTGAGGATTATGAAAATGAACACGACGAAACATTTTCAAAGATTGTGTCCGATTCCTTCCTATCACATAAGGCTCCGGTTCTAGAGAGTTTTCACCTCAGGTTTGGATTAGATAAAGTTGATCCTATAGATGTTGGATTCTGGATTGGAATTGCTTTTGCTAGACAGTTGCGTAAACTGGTACTCGATTTTCTCGACCTACCCGAGGAAGAGAGCTTCATATTTCCAAGTAGCTTGTGTACTTGTAAAACACTTGAGACTTTGAAGCTCAGGAATCAGATTCTTCTTGATATCTCTTCACCAGCTTCTATGAAGTCTCTTAAGAAGCTGCATCTTAGTTATGTGTTTTACAAAGACGATGAAACTATCTATAACCTTTTATCTGGTTGCCCTAGTCTTGAAGAATTGATTGTGGATCGAAGTGAGGAACGTACTGTTGAGTTTTACATTATTAATGTCCCTTCTTTGCTGAGATTAACCATTTATGATGACAATAGTGGAAATCAGTTTCTAGGATATTTGATCGAGGCTCCTTCTCTGAAATACTTAGAGATTGAAGAGTGAAGATGCAAGTTGTTTCTTCTAGAAGAACCGGAGCTGGTGGAGGCAAACATCTCTGGAGTTCCTGCAGTAATCAGTAATGAATTTCGTGTATCTCTCACTTCAGTCAAACGTCTTGTCTTGGATGTATCACCCTTGGAGGTAAACTTGTGGTTTATATTTACACTTGATTTTTTTTTTTTTTTGTTATTATCGCATTGTTTGTTTATATTATTAATTTATCTTATGGGTAGACTATATACCCTCCTTTTGGAGATATCTTCAATCAACTGGTGCATCTAGAGATGTATACACGTGAAGCATTGTGGTGGGATCTACTTAGTAGGATGCTCGAACATTCTCCTAAACTACAAGTCTTGAAGCTCGTTGATGTAAGACATTTTATTGTTTATTAGTCATCTAGCTATTTTTGATGGTCTAGTATTGAAGTACATTGAATCTCCTCTTTGTTTCGTTGGTCACAGGAATATAGGATTAATCCTGACTATCGTGTGCGCGGCAGGGAATGGAAAAAGCCAAAGTATGTACCTAAATGTTTGTTGTCACATCTAGAGACATTTGTGTGGACAAGATATGATTCGAGAAGAGAAAATGAAGAAGTGGCTACGTATATCCTAAAGAACGCAAGACAGTTGAAGAGTGCAACTTTCTCCGCAAAACCCATTGAACCGAAAGAGCTGAAAAAGTTTGCTGAGAGACGTGAGATGTTCAGAAAATTGGATGGTGTGGTCAAGGCTTCAAGTTCGTGTCACCTTGTGTTCAAATAGGAATGATTTTATGATGCAGTAGACTCTACTTAACATATGGTAGAGGACGAAGCCGTTACAATCCTTTATTAATTATTAGTGATTTCATCAACTCTCCAAAACAAAAAACAAAAATTCAATTTTAAGCATTATATTTTTATCTTTTTTTCTCCAATGATTTGTGTGTGACAAAGGCTTACTTTAGTAGTCGGTATGAGTGAATAATCGCCATTGCTGTCGTCAAGGCTATTTCAGAAGATGAAATTAATGAAGATGGTTTCTTTTTCTATGTATCAAGATTCTAGGTTCGAATGACCGTACATGGGCTTAATGCGATTCCCAAATCATTTAAAATCAATTTTCGTTACTAGATTTTGATCGGCCTAAACCCGTACCGCAGAATATATAGGCCGCCCGCGGGATGCATCCTTATCAAACCACCTGCTACAACTTCTTTCATGAATGTTCAAGTAGAAAAGTTGTGTAAGAGAGTTGAAGAGAGCTCATTAAGCTTCACTAAAGCCTTATCAAAATCAATGCCACAAAGCTCCGTTTGTGCTTGCGTTCTTGAGTTAAAAGTCTTGTTTTGTTATCAGCATAAGCTTTTGTTGAGTCTGAATCTGATTGAGTTGTTGTCTTTGTAATAATTTGGCTCAAGTGTTGTATGTCTTCATCAAACCATCGCTTTGTTTAATTATTTGGATTGCAAAAAAATTCGTGAATCCCTTTGCCAAATTATACAAGTGACGTGATATACAACTAACTTTTCTCCTAAACAACACCATTGTAACCAAATTTTTTTTTTTTTTAAAACACCACTTCACGATATTAAAAACAAAACCAAACAACTTTTTTTTTGTGCACCAACTTTTTTTAATCAAATCAAACCATGTTTGGTACATAAGCGTTTAAAGCCTGCTTGGCTTAAAGATCAAGAGAAAAAACAGAGTTCCTAGGAACCCAATGAAAAGAAACCGAGGTAAAGGCCTCCGCCAATGTCCTAATATCCGAGAGGATTCCATGCAAATCTGAGAAGTTTGAACCCTCGACAATTTCCGCCACCAATGTTTTCGAGTCTGATTCAAAAGAAATATCAACTTAAACAAGAAATATCACATTGTAATAAAGCAATTCACAGTTGTGTGTAATAAAAAGAGAAAACCAAATAAAAACACCACCAGAGTTCGAATCGTCATCCCTGGAGCTGGAGTCGTCATCGCCAGAGCTCGAATTATCATCACCGGAGCTCGAATCATCATCGCCGGAACTCCTTATGTTTTCTGGAGGAAAAGTCACAAGAATTGCTTTCTTCTCACTCTCTTTCTCGTTTTTTCCTGGTAAAATAAGAAATGAAGAAAAAAAATGCGGGTCCATGTAATCCGGCATGATCCGTTTCGACCCATCCCGTAAAAGATCCAGTCCCGCAAAGACCCGTCCGGCGAAGTCCGCAAATTTACGGACCTAGAAAACGTCGTTCCAATACCGTACCGCGACAGTCCTTTACGGGTCAGGCCCGCAGTCCAGATCCATGATTGCCATCTCTAGGAATGAGGCTTTGGAGTTATATAGCAAATCATCTTAATTGGTCTTGGGTTATTTTGTCTTCACACAATTTCATGATGTACTTGCTTATCTTCTAAGTATCTATCACATGACCTTAGTAAAATTGTCATAACTTTTTAATCATTTGAAGGTTATAATTAAAGTAGTTCAACTGGCCTGGACATATATATGGTTTTATATCTGCCAAGAATATATTTTTGCCTGTTCTTTGTACTTTTTCCCAACTTACCTCAAAAGACTCAAGACCACATAATTCTTTAAAAAAATTAAAATCTATTTAAAACAGTATGAAAACACTTGTAGAAACATATCAAACAAGGGTCAAAAAATATTAGGTTATATCATTTTCGTTGT
Proteins encoded:
- the LOC106312654 gene encoding heterogeneous nuclear ribonucleoprotein R, with the protein product MSRTRTAASEAHDSMESEERVDLDPEETLEEEYEYEEVEEEEEVEEEIEEEVEVEEDEDEEEEEEEEGGEKKKHDELLALPPHGSEVYLGGIPTDASEGDLKGFCESIGEVTEVRIMREKESGEGKGYAFVTFRNKDLASEAIDTLNNTEFKGKRIKCSTTQAKHRLFLGNVPRSWTESDIKKTASGVGPGVQNVELPKDPQNVGRNRGYAFVEYYNHACAEYSKQKMSDPSFKLDDNAPTVNWAESRNGGGGDSSATQVKALYIKNLPRDITQERLKSLFEHHGKILKVVIPPAKPGKEDSRYGFVHYAERTSVMKALKNTERYEIDGQTLDCTLAKPQADQKANTTTGQNMQNSLLQPNYPPLLGYGMAPSPFGALGGFGASPYPQPLMHAGGHAAGGMAMMPIMLPDGRIGYVLQQPGLAAVPQPPPRHSPPYRGSGSSSSSSSKRSSSDNGRGRSRYNPY